The Chryseobacterium aureum genome contains a region encoding:
- a CDS encoding AraC family transcriptional regulator, protein MAYHTDHFPILGIQEFSENQLKGCNLLFNDLSGARSIDEPHKHDFFIINLFERGSGSHTIDFTEYQVQDYQIHLVFPDQVHQWMIEKETIGYQLMISREWFESFLPSLRFSASYYQNHPVIHLSKEVFETFLYEFQEIRKELSGEKIFWELIQKRSEMIGLLVSKSVEGAFKDFEVYNSNPIISKFLHLIDEHFKAERSVSFYADKLNISANYLNIVCKKNLNASASSLIQDRILLEAKRLLKVSEMSVKDIVYDLGFYDHASFSKFFKAQTGMTPSQFKE, encoded by the coding sequence GTGGCTTACCATACAGATCATTTTCCTATTTTGGGAATCCAGGAATTTAGTGAAAATCAGCTGAAAGGCTGTAATTTGCTGTTCAATGATCTTTCAGGAGCCCGTTCTATTGATGAACCTCATAAGCACGATTTTTTTATCATCAATCTTTTTGAGAGAGGATCCGGATCCCATACCATAGATTTTACAGAATATCAGGTACAGGACTACCAGATTCATCTTGTTTTTCCGGATCAGGTACATCAATGGATGATCGAAAAAGAAACCATCGGATATCAGCTGATGATCAGCAGAGAGTGGTTTGAAAGTTTTCTGCCATCCCTAAGATTTTCCGCATCATATTATCAGAATCATCCCGTGATCCATCTTTCTAAAGAAGTTTTTGAAACTTTTCTGTATGAATTTCAGGAAATACGGAAAGAGCTGAGCGGAGAAAAAATATTTTGGGAACTGATTCAGAAAAGAAGCGAAATGATCGGTTTGCTGGTAAGTAAATCTGTGGAAGGTGCTTTTAAAGACTTTGAAGTGTATAACTCCAATCCTATTATTTCAAAATTTCTGCATCTTATCGATGAGCATTTCAAAGCAGAAAGATCCGTATCTTTTTATGCTGATAAACTGAATATTTCGGCCAATTATCTCAATATTGTCTGCAAAAAAAATCTCAATGCTTCGGCGTCGTCACTTATTCAGGACCGTATTTTACTGGAAGCTAAAAGGCTTTTAAAAGTTTCCGAAATGTCTGTGAAAGATATTGTATATGATCTCGGTTTCTATGATCATGCCAGCTTTTCCAAATTCTTTAAAGCTCAGACGGGTATGACGCCTTCCCAGTTTAAAGAATAA
- a CDS encoding amidohydrolase, giving the protein MQFPYQLTAKGTYSLKNVRLETGFEYENEEVTGTKTDLFSIEIEDGKIKTVHANDPASNAIDAKGYLMLPAFRDMHIHLDKTFYGLPWQALSPKRKTVKDMIAYEQEIIPELLKTSVSRAEQLISLQQHYGTHFVRTHFNIDPTSGLKSLEHLEQALENKKDSFQAELVAFPQHGVYYTESAPLMKEAAQLKSVAFIGGLDPLSIDGSIEKVMDFTVQLALDHKKGIDIHLHEVGASGMKTINYLIDKAIENPALQGKTYVSHAFALAHLSPKETEQIAERLAAGKVGIASSVPFKGKIMPIPTLKKYGVNVLIGNDNVQDYWSTFGSGNMLQKANLIAELYGYTTEYALSRALQFATQSILPLDEKGKQQWPKAGDEAAIVLTDASCSAEAVSRMSEIKALMNDGNLFWRN; this is encoded by the coding sequence ATGCAATTTCCCTATCAATTAACTGCAAAAGGAACCTATTCCCTTAAAAATGTCCGCCTGGAAACAGGTTTTGAATACGAAAATGAAGAGGTTACCGGAACAAAAACTGATCTTTTCAGCATTGAAATTGAAGACGGAAAAATAAAGACTGTCCATGCCAATGATCCTGCTTCCAATGCAATAGATGCTAAAGGGTACCTGATGCTTCCGGCTTTCAGGGATATGCACATCCATCTGGATAAAACATTTTATGGACTCCCATGGCAGGCTCTTTCTCCGAAAAGGAAAACCGTAAAGGATATGATTGCTTATGAACAGGAAATTATTCCCGAACTGCTGAAAACCTCAGTAAGCAGGGCAGAACAGCTGATCAGTCTCCAGCAGCATTACGGGACTCATTTCGTGAGAACGCATTTCAATATTGATCCTACCTCAGGACTGAAGTCTCTGGAGCATCTTGAGCAGGCTCTTGAAAATAAAAAAGATTCTTTTCAAGCTGAACTGGTTGCCTTTCCACAGCATGGAGTATATTATACAGAGTCAGCGCCTTTGATGAAAGAAGCAGCACAGTTGAAAAGTGTAGCATTCATCGGTGGGTTAGATCCATTGAGTATTGACGGAAGTATTGAAAAAGTAATGGACTTTACGGTTCAGCTGGCCTTAGACCATAAAAAAGGGATTGATATTCACCTGCATGAAGTAGGAGCGTCTGGGATGAAAACCATCAATTATCTGATTGATAAAGCCATCGAAAATCCGGCACTTCAGGGAAAAACGTATGTAAGCCATGCGTTTGCTTTAGCTCATCTTTCCCCTAAAGAAACTGAGCAGATTGCAGAAAGACTGGCGGCGGGAAAAGTAGGAATAGCTTCTTCTGTGCCTTTTAAAGGAAAGATAATGCCTATTCCAACCCTGAAAAAATATGGGGTGAATGTATTAATAGGAAATGATAATGTACAGGATTACTGGAGTACATTCGGATCCGGAAATATGCTGCAAAAAGCCAATCTGATTGCAGAGCTCTATGGCTATACCACAGAATATGCCCTGTCCAGAGCTTTGCAGTTTGCCACACAAAGCATTCTTCCATTGGATGAAAAAGGAAAGCAGCAATGGCCAAAAGCGGGTGATGAAGCCGCCATTGTTCTTACAGATGCTTCATGTTCTGCTGAAGCTGTTTCCAGAATGTCTGAAATAAAAGCCCTGATGAATGACGGGAATTTATTCTGGAGAAATTAA
- a CDS encoding amidohydrolase encodes MKASDNTISRKDFIRNSALAVAGLTLIPDIMTASPFFDQNTLSAKGKISLKNVRLETGFNYEDGEVASTKTDLFYVEVENGKITKIASNQPDAKAIDAKGLLMLPAFKDMHIHLDKTFYGDQWKAVRKRTGGIKGMIELEQKMLPGMLKNSTFKAEKLIELLQSKGTSYARSHVNIEPTSKLQSLKNLQKALENKKKGFGAELVAFPQHGVFYTDSVPYMKEAAKMDIDFIGGVDPFNIDGAIEKVIDFTVQLALDHKKGIDIHLHETGESGLKTVEYLIKKVNENPSLKGKTYLSHCFVLGKLEAAKQEEIAEKLGEAKIGIVSTIPFGRLIMPIPALYKHNVTLLTGNDSIVDHWNTFGTGSVLQKANLMAQLYGYSTEFLLSRSLKLATGNILPLDDKGTRQWPKSGDNADFVLIDASCSAEAVSRISDVKSLVHEGNIVF; translated from the coding sequence ATGAAGGCCTCAGACAATACCATCTCCCGCAAAGACTTTATCCGGAACTCAGCTTTAGCTGTGGCGGGTCTTACTTTAATACCTGATATCATGACTGCATCACCTTTTTTTGATCAGAATACGCTTTCAGCAAAAGGAAAAATAAGCCTAAAAAATGTTCGGTTGGAAACAGGCTTTAACTATGAGGATGGGGAAGTGGCTTCTACCAAAACAGATCTGTTCTATGTGGAAGTAGAAAACGGAAAAATCACAAAGATCGCATCCAATCAGCCTGATGCTAAAGCTATAGATGCCAAAGGTCTGTTGATGCTCCCGGCATTTAAAGATATGCACATTCATCTGGACAAAACCTTTTATGGAGATCAATGGAAGGCGGTGAGAAAAAGAACAGGAGGAATCAAAGGAATGATAGAGCTGGAGCAGAAAATGCTTCCCGGGATGCTGAAAAATTCGACTTTTAAGGCAGAAAAACTGATTGAACTGCTACAGTCAAAAGGAACTTCATACGCGAGAAGCCATGTGAATATTGAGCCCACTTCAAAACTTCAGTCATTAAAGAATCTGCAGAAAGCATTAGAAAATAAAAAGAAAGGTTTCGGTGCTGAACTGGTAGCTTTCCCGCAGCATGGTGTTTTTTATACGGATTCCGTGCCCTATATGAAGGAAGCAGCGAAGATGGATATTGATTTTATCGGAGGAGTAGACCCCTTTAACATAGATGGAGCTATCGAAAAAGTAATAGATTTTACGGTACAGCTTGCTTTGGATCATAAAAAAGGAATTGATATCCACCTGCATGAAACCGGAGAATCCGGATTAAAAACGGTTGAATATCTGATTAAAAAGGTAAACGAAAATCCTTCTCTGAAAGGGAAAACTTATTTAAGCCACTGTTTTGTTCTGGGAAAATTAGAAGCCGCAAAACAGGAAGAAATCGCTGAAAAATTAGGAGAAGCAAAGATCGGAATTGTTTCCACCATCCCGTTCGGAAGATTGATTATGCCTATACCGGCGCTTTACAAACATAATGTAACCCTCCTTACCGGAAATGACAGTATTGTAGATCACTGGAATACTTTCGGCACGGGAAGCGTGCTTCAGAAAGCTAACTTAATGGCTCAACTGTATGGATATTCAACGGAATTTTTACTGTCAAGAAGCTTAAAACTGGCGACAGGAAATATTCTTCCGCTTGATGATAAAGGAACCCGGCAATGGCCCAAATCCGGTGACAATGCAGATTTCGTGCTGATTGATGCAAGCTGCTCTGCAGAGGCGGTTTCCAGAATTTCTGATGTAAAGTCCCTTGTACATGAGGGAAACATTGTCTTTTAA